One Armatimonadia bacterium DNA segment encodes these proteins:
- a CDS encoding phosphodiester glycosidase family protein, with protein MRLELRRLWLVLLALVAATCAADTVSERMVAPGVAYTALRREAGPWEIRVLRVARDEKRVRLETALAQGTVKGVEALSATIKRETQPGDYVVAAVNADFFVMAGNPLAGTLCGLTLRHGELVMTARNRPAAVLMADGTPRIGTFNTTGSLETPAGTVTVGGVNQEPPKDSVSVFTARYGWVQTLPCVVLKGEGLPLTPTGQWKATVTETPAAGSNRVAAEGELILRAAGTAQDALSRLKPGDAVTLKLDTPDLPAGASEAVGGSTVLVRDGRVLPDPKGTDPRHPRTAFGYNSREIALVTVDGRQTGWSVGMRMGELASLMAELGCTDAVNLDGGGSTTAWVRGEVMNRPSDGGERRIADSLLVRSRVPVGPAVRITVDHERITALPGARVPVRYWLTDEGYNAVKIDPARMSLEVVPRSSGVSASLAEGVITIGPATGSATLRLHYRGEHHVVARVALVVLPTCARLEVEPPMAELCTGETVRFCAQGVTAEGEQVWVPQELVQWQAAGNALRTSGFGTFTALRGGMTAPVTARLGEATGTGTVRIAQEVAVEGFEGTPPVRFSVYPEKGSVTGKVELQKGDAAAGQGHCRMTYDLGKPEGTRAAYVMLDKPIPGALKLSLSARASGPAKTWLRAAVVDGNGTRQLFSFSEGLAPAKTWRQLSVRLPEGIKQPVTWQSVYVVATTGDTGAGSVDVDDLRILSGGDGH; from the coding sequence ATGAGGCTTGAGTTGCGAAGACTGTGGCTAGTGCTGCTGGCGCTCGTCGCAGCCACCTGCGCTGCAGATACGGTATCCGAGCGCATGGTTGCGCCCGGAGTGGCATACACGGCCTTGCGCCGAGAGGCCGGACCCTGGGAGATCCGCGTCCTGCGGGTCGCTCGCGACGAGAAGCGTGTCCGTCTGGAGACCGCCCTGGCTCAGGGCACCGTGAAGGGCGTGGAGGCACTCTCGGCCACCATCAAGCGCGAGACGCAGCCTGGAGACTATGTGGTCGCTGCAGTCAACGCCGACTTCTTCGTCATGGCGGGCAACCCGCTCGCAGGAACGCTCTGCGGTCTGACGCTCCGCCACGGGGAGCTGGTGATGACCGCCCGCAACCGTCCGGCGGCTGTGCTGATGGCCGACGGTACTCCCCGGATTGGCACCTTCAACACCACGGGGTCCCTGGAGACACCGGCCGGGACTGTCACAGTCGGCGGGGTCAATCAGGAGCCGCCGAAGGACAGTGTCAGCGTGTTCACGGCTCGCTACGGCTGGGTACAGACCTTGCCCTGTGTGGTCCTGAAAGGTGAGGGCCTGCCGCTGACGCCGACCGGTCAGTGGAAGGCAACCGTCACCGAGACGCCGGCGGCCGGGAGCAATCGCGTAGCCGCCGAAGGCGAGCTGATCCTCCGTGCTGCCGGCACTGCTCAGGACGCTCTGTCGCGGCTGAAGCCCGGCGACGCAGTGACGCTCAAGCTCGACACACCGGACCTTCCCGCCGGCGCCTCTGAAGCTGTGGGCGGCAGCACGGTTCTGGTACGTGACGGTCGCGTCCTCCCCGACCCGAAAGGCACCGATCCCAGGCACCCTCGTACAGCCTTCGGCTACAACAGCCGGGAGATTGCCCTCGTGACCGTCGACGGTCGGCAGACGGGCTGGAGCGTGGGCATGAGAATGGGGGAGCTGGCGTCACTGATGGCCGAGTTGGGATGCACCGACGCCGTGAACCTTGATGGCGGAGGGTCGACGACGGCCTGGGTCCGGGGAGAGGTGATGAACCGCCCGTCGGATGGGGGAGAGCGCCGCATCGCCGACTCGCTGCTGGTGCGGTCGCGCGTTCCCGTGGGGCCGGCAGTCCGCATCACCGTCGACCATGAGCGTATCACGGCACTGCCGGGGGCCAGGGTCCCGGTTCGCTACTGGCTCACGGACGAGGGCTACAACGCGGTGAAGATCGATCCAGCCCGGATGTCGCTGGAGGTCGTACCCCGGAGCTCCGGGGTCAGCGCCTCGCTGGCCGAGGGGGTCATCACCATCGGTCCCGCGACCGGCTCGGCGACGCTGCGGCTGCACTACCGGGGAGAGCATCACGTGGTGGCGAGAGTCGCGCTGGTCGTACTCCCAACCTGTGCGAGGCTCGAGGTTGAGCCGCCGATGGCCGAGCTCTGCACCGGTGAGACGGTTCGTTTCTGCGCCCAGGGCGTGACCGCGGAGGGAGAGCAAGTCTGGGTGCCGCAGGAACTCGTGCAGTGGCAGGCGGCAGGCAACGCCCTGCGAACCTCTGGCTTCGGCACCTTCACCGCACTTCGCGGCGGCATGACCGCTCCGGTGACGGCCCGTCTTGGAGAGGCCACAGGCACCGGCACGGTGCGCATCGCTCAGGAAGTGGCTGTGGAAGGCTTCGAGGGCACACCGCCTGTGCGCTTCTCGGTCTACCCGGAGAAGGGCTCGGTGACCGGGAAGGTAGAGCTACAGAAGGGGGATGCGGCGGCCGGACAGGGCCACTGCCGGATGACCTATGACCTGGGCAAGCCGGAGGGCACACGTGCAGCCTACGTGATGCTCGACAAGCCGATCCCGGGTGCCCTCAAGCTCAGTCTCTCGGCTCGCGCGAGTGGCCCGGCAAAGACCTGGCTGCGGGCGGCTGTGGTGGACGGCAACGGTACGCGGCAGCTGTTCTCCTTCAGCGAGGGACTGGCGCCTGCGAAGACCTGGCGGCAGCTCTCTGTGCGCCTTCCGGAGGGCATCAAGCAGCCTGTGACATGGCAGTCCGTGTACGTGGTGGCGACGACGGGGGATACGGGAGCCGGCTCTGTAGACGTGGACGACCTGCGCATCCTCAGCGGCGGTGACGGCCACTGA
- a CDS encoding DUF1559 domain-containing protein: MKRKGFTLIELLVVIAIIAILAAILFPVFARAREKARQASCQSNQKQIGLAFKMYEQDYDEKTPGGYYVSWHSGDEYFWCWPLAPYTKNMQMLLCPSNTNGWVYTKSGVVWRSSYGANQTVLGAALSAITDECNTVYVVDSNNPWLDSGPFIYDRLGKGTYGNTSTRTDLHNEGINALFMDGHVKWQKLSGINYNQFIYNLSTSSPNYNKPISQAWQ; encoded by the coding sequence TTGAAACGAAAGGGCTTTACGCTCATTGAACTGCTGGTTGTCATCGCCATCATTGCCATTCTTGCCGCCATCCTGTTCCCGGTCTTCGCACGGGCGCGCGAGAAGGCTCGTCAGGCGAGCTGCCAGTCGAACCAGAAGCAGATCGGTCTGGCCTTCAAGATGTATGAGCAGGACTACGACGAAAAGACGCCTGGTGGATACTACGTGAGTTGGCACTCCGGCGACGAGTACTTCTGGTGCTGGCCGCTGGCCCCCTACACCAAGAACATGCAGATGCTGCTGTGCCCGAGCAACACCAACGGCTGGGTCTACACCAAGTCGGGCGTTGTCTGGCGATCCAGCTACGGCGCGAACCAGACGGTGCTTGGCGCAGCTCTCTCAGCTATCACTGACGAGTGCAACACCGTGTACGTTGTCGACTCCAACAACCCCTGGCTCGACAGCGGTCCCTTCATCTACGACCGTCTGGGCAAGGGCACCTACGGCAACACCAGCACCCGCACGGACCTGCACAACGAGGGCATCAACGCCCTGTTCATGGACGGCCACGTCAAGTGGCAGAAGCTCAGCGGGATCAACTACAACCAGTTCATCTACAACCTCTCCACGAGTAGCCCCAACTACAACAAGCCCATCTCGCAGGCCTGGCAGTAA
- a CDS encoding FHA domain-containing protein, whose translation MDTPDAAPNNLPEDDSDGELEIELQPPTAPAQPPGEDTDALPPAPAQEDVLVIDTEDLADLDDQPFPAAEAGYFPPVDTSPMGMWAAKKKVKPGLLSGGLVGSMMLQMIIAGAVGAFLAWLMVEPGLRYSELHRGFESPGLGAMLANVTFFGAALGGMIGMALGAVEGLVVSAWGRAATGAALGLLIGGVGGALGGLAGQAIFSMLLSGVGHSPGAGTMFRVVLARALGWALVGACVGLGPGVMMMVPRKILNGLIGGAAGGFLGGLLFDPLGAVLMASGSFVGTPSRFVGILVMGMATGAGIGLVEEIRKEAWLLIVGGPLTGKQFILYKPVTWIGSAPGMDLPLLKDRTLAPKHCSLEQVGGGHVLRDLSGGRTAVNGMPPTDRRLVAGDVLQLGSTMLQYQTRPFASGPLS comes from the coding sequence ATGGACACCCCTGACGCCGCACCCAACAATCTGCCCGAGGACGACAGCGACGGCGAGCTCGAGATCGAGCTCCAGCCTCCAACTGCGCCTGCTCAGCCGCCGGGCGAAGACACAGATGCGCTCCCTCCTGCGCCGGCGCAGGAGGACGTGCTGGTCATCGACACCGAGGACCTGGCCGACCTTGACGATCAGCCCTTCCCGGCGGCGGAGGCCGGGTACTTCCCACCCGTGGATACGTCGCCGATGGGGATGTGGGCGGCGAAAAAGAAGGTCAAGCCGGGCCTGTTGTCGGGCGGCCTCGTCGGCTCCATGATGCTGCAGATGATCATCGCGGGTGCCGTGGGCGCCTTCCTGGCCTGGCTGATGGTTGAGCCCGGGCTCCGCTACAGTGAGTTGCACCGGGGCTTCGAGAGTCCTGGCCTGGGGGCGATGCTGGCCAACGTCACCTTCTTCGGGGCGGCCCTGGGCGGAATGATCGGCATGGCTCTGGGCGCGGTGGAGGGGCTGGTGGTCTCGGCCTGGGGACGCGCAGCCACTGGAGCGGCCCTGGGGCTGCTGATCGGCGGCGTCGGCGGAGCCCTTGGTGGCCTGGCCGGTCAGGCGATCTTCTCGATGCTTCTCAGCGGCGTCGGGCACAGTCCGGGCGCCGGCACCATGTTTCGCGTTGTCCTTGCGCGGGCCCTCGGCTGGGCTCTGGTTGGCGCCTGTGTTGGCCTTGGCCCGGGCGTGATGATGATGGTGCCCCGCAAGATACTCAATGGGCTGATTGGCGGGGCAGCCGGTGGTTTCCTCGGTGGCCTGCTCTTCGATCCGCTCGGGGCCGTTCTGATGGCCAGTGGCAGCTTCGTCGGCACGCCCTCGCGCTTTGTGGGCATCCTCGTGATGGGTATGGCCACCGGCGCAGGGATCGGTCTGGTCGAGGAGATCCGCAAGGAGGCCTGGCTGCTGATCGTTGGTGGACCCTTGACCGGCAAGCAGTTCATCCTCTACAAGCCGGTCACCTGGATCGGCAGCGCTCCGGGCATGGACCTTCCGCTGCTCAAGGACCGCACCCTGGCGCCCAAGCATTGCTCACTGGAGCAGGTAGGCGGCGGTCACGTCTTGCGCGATCTCTCCGGCGGTCGCACCGCGGTCAACGGCATGCCACCGACGGACCGGAGGCTCGTGGCTGGTGACGTCCTGCAACTGGGTAGCACTATGCTACAGTACCAGACGCGTCCCTTCGCCTCCGGCCCCTTGAGCTGA
- a CDS encoding Mov34/MPN/PAD-1 family protein, whose product MVQVPDDDLSIELTPLAAAAPLWRPRPGLGEEAAQVVGVSAPGELAVYLSLRSIEAMFVFAQQFPNLETGGLLVGQPCEDSRGEYLKVVDAIAAHHAVGTSTSLTFTQEAWNGMLTTAEELYPDASVVGWYHTHPGLKVFLSGPDQFIHHSFFHGPRDIAVVLDLQGSEWAVFGWCGEQLRMLQGFWVYAEETPDTLRLPAVLNHLRGRPASQAAGGADR is encoded by the coding sequence ATGGTTCAGGTCCCCGACGACGATCTCTCGATTGAGCTGACGCCCTTGGCGGCTGCTGCTCCCCTGTGGCGTCCGCGTCCCGGCCTTGGTGAGGAAGCGGCACAGGTTGTCGGCGTCAGCGCGCCCGGTGAGCTTGCGGTCTATCTGAGTCTGCGCTCCATCGAGGCCATGTTTGTCTTCGCCCAGCAGTTCCCCAACCTTGAGACCGGCGGGCTTCTCGTCGGCCAGCCTTGCGAGGACTCTCGGGGTGAGTACCTCAAGGTCGTTGACGCCATCGCGGCGCATCATGCGGTCGGCACGAGCACCAGTCTGACCTTCACCCAGGAAGCCTGGAACGGAATGCTCACGACCGCGGAGGAGCTCTATCCCGATGCGTCCGTCGTCGGCTGGTACCATACCCATCCGGGGCTCAAAGTGTTCCTGTCCGGCCCGGACCAGTTCATCCACCACAGCTTCTTCCACGGTCCTCGGGACATCGCCGTGGTCCTGGATTTGCAGGGGAGCGAATGGGCGGTGTTCGGCTGGTGTGGCGAGCAGTTACGGATGCTGCAAGGGTTCTGGGTCTATGCCGAGGAAACGCCGGATACCTTGCGCCTGCCGGCGGTCCTGAATCACCTGCGTGGGCGTCCGGCCAGTCAGGCTGCGGGAGGAGCCGACCGATAG
- a CDS encoding RING finger protein: MRCPYCRHDIRVAGRFCPRCGRQIFGLPATPEPPVTPRPLAPTTPPWAVPTLQQPAEPPIEPSGPHTVGKTCPFDQYPISVGEQVIVCPECGVPHHADCWRENDGCTTYGCARSPQARTAAAQSAEQGTMPPGPFPGYPGRPPRPSSSSPTGSPIALMVAELERSATNALLWSILGVFCCGAPSLVGFFMAVSVFGTMTRIGIDSPSVKMKATWALIVGAAIPIAWAALWISGTAGSGSLH, translated from the coding sequence ATGCGCTGCCCGTACTGCAGACATGATATCCGTGTGGCCGGACGCTTCTGCCCCCGCTGTGGACGGCAGATCTTCGGCCTACCGGCTACGCCCGAACCTCCGGTGACGCCTCGACCGCTGGCGCCGACGACGCCTCCCTGGGCAGTGCCGACCTTGCAGCAGCCTGCTGAGCCGCCGATTGAGCCTTCCGGCCCACATACCGTTGGCAAGACCTGCCCCTTTGACCAGTACCCGATCTCCGTGGGCGAGCAGGTCATCGTCTGCCCGGAGTGCGGCGTACCCCACCATGCTGATTGCTGGCGGGAGAACGACGGCTGCACAACCTATGGGTGTGCACGGTCGCCGCAGGCACGCACGGCTGCGGCCCAGTCGGCGGAACAGGGAACGATGCCGCCTGGACCCTTTCCGGGCTACCCCGGCAGGCCGCCCAGACCGTCATCATCCTCTCCGACGGGGTCACCAATCGCCCTGATGGTCGCTGAGTTGGAGCGCAGTGCAACGAACGCCCTGCTCTGGAGCATCCTGGGTGTCTTCTGCTGCGGTGCTCCGTCGCTGGTCGGCTTCTTCATGGCCGTGAGTGTCTTCGGAACGATGACCCGCATCGGTATCGACAGCCCCAGCGTAAAGATGAAGGCCACCTGGGCGCTCATCGTGGGTGCTGCCATCCCCATCGCGTGGGCTGCGCTGTGGATCTCCGGCACTGCTGGTTCGGGATCCCTCCACTAG
- a CDS encoding DUF6259 domain-containing protein, whose translation MNSRHYLLLATALFCAALLPLVASSDEEARDDFTTLEGWTARPDWMGSAADPQAKAEVSDGVGHFTAGPSGRGMKWRKDFDDIETGLAPWLVIRYRATGYPSSVDYLLWLGDSSKGRDGLRLIRDTDLMADGKWHTRALNLSEAGAVAPVRAVALACQAGGAPKAELWVDWLAFTDAPPTDAEGYRPPQGEGQRWPVSLDEPTSWTAQPGWLGNYAPDSHIEKTPEGLRFAVPEAGMGCKWSRTLAEPVTGARRVAFRYRARGVGGATSDYALYVANQAGGRAPEEQYLVQFGDLNSDGLWHVSSAAIAVASINTLAVQVQAAAPDASLEIAGITFMEGVPAVRLADVFPYTQGWPNEAAGWRPVSLPPGNQEGLGLSTRLGFEGWIEGERITAQGIPFSLRSGLDAAVMTPVKDVGSIEVPVDGKAAELYLILAAKLPPVEEPSFGGGNLRAIRQVERFVAGVAYADGSSEEQFPVILPTGLHQVTPGLAVYALALDPTKPLKTVTLRDGMRNAAFGVVAATLSDKPGPATSASMLTPTAAAAPRKAARDQEPGFRREGGRLRFDAGKLSLLLDVTEGLRVIGLENHDGSGALLGITPGPLFHLELGDQKVTSEDFRVESVRPSSAAQPGPVEISLVWDKQNPPVRVTVKIDPRPDTSGELALSADCDTGGRDPLTTRFFFPEVGGLSFSDKPDDTWYWMPRRGAVISNVPIGLRETYAGAGNPLQIMGTFAPRLGTGLYLMTRDLQAVPRFYRLQKGNTGVRLAVEWTPYGGDLAVWDTSAGLGRLASTRQRQTGTPWVRLGCLQGDWHEQLERYRQWVAEWYTPATPRKAWFREVFNFRQHFLHFGTPNPSGMFDAQTKTLHVKQVVDQDREAFGGVDYLHLFDWGWDPVHGRCGDYAPWDYLGGAEALHKAVAEVKQDGTPVGLYIEGYLVDPPSDLGKAHGKDWQLLDEKGRPYTYFAPSYNICPWVKDWQDYLSATYARAKSQTGAVGFYIDEYGFSATNHLCYNPAHDHPLGATPILGEREMTRRVHEALGPECALYTEENPTDVNSQFQDGSFTYAISSVSDVWSPSHVNLYRFAMPTFKTIEIITCDHPLGSNTEALRRILFNGEAVWLEGIADRWFTPEARAYIARSHKVLRDNRSCFSGDYPRPLVPTLLEGIYANEFAERADGRGKTCWTVYNTNYRTVRGGLLRVLYQPGAQYRDEMTGREVPFRVAGAYAELSLEVGPRDVTVVSRQVPLP comes from the coding sequence GTGAACAGCCGTCACTATCTACTCCTCGCGACAGCGCTTTTCTGTGCGGCCTTGTTGCCTCTCGTGGCATCCTCTGACGAGGAGGCGCGAGACGACTTCACTACCCTTGAGGGCTGGACCGCGCGTCCGGACTGGATGGGAAGCGCAGCGGATCCCCAGGCCAAAGCGGAGGTCAGTGATGGAGTCGGGCACTTCACCGCCGGGCCCTCAGGGCGTGGGATGAAGTGGCGCAAGGACTTCGACGACATTGAGACGGGGCTCGCGCCCTGGCTGGTGATCCGGTATCGGGCCACGGGGTATCCCTCCAGCGTCGATTACCTCCTGTGGCTGGGTGACTCCTCGAAGGGCCGCGATGGACTGCGGCTGATCCGCGACACCGACCTGATGGCCGACGGTAAGTGGCATACCCGTGCCCTCAACCTCTCCGAGGCGGGCGCGGTCGCTCCGGTGCGGGCTGTCGCTCTGGCCTGCCAGGCAGGCGGAGCTCCGAAAGCTGAGTTGTGGGTGGACTGGCTGGCCTTCACCGATGCCCCGCCGACGGATGCCGAGGGCTATCGTCCACCTCAGGGCGAGGGGCAGCGCTGGCCGGTGTCCCTGGATGAGCCGACCTCCTGGACAGCGCAGCCCGGATGGCTGGGCAACTACGCGCCCGATAGCCACATCGAGAAGACCCCAGAGGGCCTGCGTTTCGCCGTGCCGGAGGCCGGGATGGGCTGCAAGTGGTCGCGTACGCTGGCAGAGCCGGTGACCGGTGCCCGAAGGGTGGCCTTCCGCTACCGTGCTCGCGGTGTTGGCGGCGCGACCAGCGACTACGCCCTCTATGTAGCGAACCAGGCCGGTGGACGTGCGCCGGAGGAGCAGTACCTCGTCCAGTTCGGGGACCTCAACTCGGATGGTCTGTGGCACGTGTCCTCGGCAGCGATTGCGGTCGCCTCGATCAACACCTTAGCGGTGCAGGTGCAGGCGGCAGCGCCCGACGCAAGTCTTGAGATCGCCGGCATCACCTTCATGGAGGGGGTTCCGGCGGTGCGCCTTGCGGACGTTTTCCCCTACACTCAGGGCTGGCCTAACGAGGCCGCCGGTTGGCGTCCGGTATCGCTACCGCCGGGCAACCAGGAGGGCCTGGGCCTCTCCACTCGTCTGGGCTTTGAAGGCTGGATCGAGGGTGAGCGCATCACTGCACAGGGCATCCCCTTCTCCCTGCGTTCCGGGCTCGATGCGGCGGTGATGACTCCCGTCAAGGACGTGGGCAGCATCGAGGTCCCTGTCGACGGCAAGGCTGCAGAGCTGTACCTGATACTGGCCGCCAAGCTTCCGCCTGTTGAAGAGCCTTCCTTCGGGGGAGGCAACCTGAGGGCGATCCGACAGGTGGAGCGGTTCGTGGCCGGTGTCGCCTATGCGGACGGGAGCTCCGAGGAGCAGTTCCCGGTGATCCTCCCGACCGGTCTTCACCAGGTCACGCCTGGGCTGGCAGTGTATGCCCTGGCTCTTGACCCGACCAAGCCCCTGAAGACTGTGACCCTTCGCGATGGAATGCGCAACGCCGCCTTCGGAGTCGTGGCTGCAACGCTCAGCGACAAACCGGGACCTGCCACCAGCGCGAGCATGCTCACTCCGACCGCGGCAGCCGCGCCGCGCAAGGCAGCAAGAGACCAGGAACCCGGCTTCCGACGCGAGGGCGGCCGCTTGCGATTCGATGCCGGCAAGCTCAGCCTGCTGCTAGACGTCACCGAGGGTCTGCGGGTGATCGGCCTCGAGAACCACGACGGATCCGGCGCGTTGCTGGGCATCACACCTGGGCCACTCTTCCATCTCGAACTGGGAGACCAGAAGGTCACCTCCGAGGACTTCCGCGTCGAGAGCGTGCGACCGAGCAGTGCAGCGCAGCCCGGTCCCGTGGAGATCAGTCTGGTCTGGGACAAGCAGAACCCGCCGGTGCGCGTCACGGTGAAGATAGACCCGCGCCCGGACACCTCGGGCGAACTGGCACTCAGCGCCGACTGCGATACCGGCGGTCGTGACCCGCTCACGACGCGCTTCTTTTTTCCCGAAGTCGGTGGTCTGAGCTTCAGCGACAAGCCCGACGACACCTGGTACTGGATGCCCCGACGTGGTGCGGTCATCAGCAACGTCCCGATTGGTCTGCGCGAGACCTACGCAGGCGCCGGGAACCCGCTGCAAATCATGGGAACCTTCGCGCCCCGTCTGGGGACAGGGCTCTACCTGATGACCAGGGACCTGCAGGCGGTGCCTCGGTTCTACCGACTCCAGAAGGGCAACACGGGTGTGCGCCTGGCAGTCGAGTGGACGCCCTACGGAGGCGACCTCGCGGTCTGGGACACCTCTGCCGGTCTCGGGCGCCTGGCCTCGACGCGTCAACGCCAGACAGGAACGCCCTGGGTTCGCCTCGGGTGCCTGCAGGGAGACTGGCACGAGCAGCTTGAGCGTTACCGCCAGTGGGTCGCCGAGTGGTACACGCCGGCCACGCCGCGGAAGGCGTGGTTCCGTGAGGTGTTCAACTTCCGCCAGCACTTCCTGCATTTCGGCACGCCCAACCCGAGCGGCATGTTCGATGCCCAGACAAAGACGCTGCACGTGAAGCAGGTCGTGGATCAGGACCGCGAGGCCTTCGGCGGCGTGGACTACCTGCACCTGTTCGACTGGGGATGGGACCCGGTCCACGGGCGCTGCGGAGACTATGCGCCGTGGGACTATCTCGGCGGTGCAGAGGCCCTCCACAAAGCGGTGGCGGAGGTGAAGCAGGACGGCACTCCGGTCGGCCTGTACATCGAGGGCTACCTCGTCGATCCGCCCTCGGACCTGGGCAAGGCTCACGGAAAGGACTGGCAACTCCTGGACGAGAAGGGCCGGCCCTACACCTACTTCGCCCCGAGCTACAATATCTGCCCCTGGGTGAAGGACTGGCAGGACTATCTCTCGGCCACCTATGCCCGCGCGAAGTCACAGACAGGTGCGGTCGGTTTCTACATCGACGAGTACGGGTTCAGCGCGACCAACCACCTGTGCTACAACCCGGCGCATGACCACCCTCTGGGCGCGACACCGATCCTCGGGGAGCGCGAGATGACCCGGCGAGTGCATGAGGCCCTGGGACCGGAGTGCGCGCTCTACACGGAGGAGAACCCGACCGACGTCAACTCGCAGTTCCAGGATGGCAGCTTCACCTATGCCATCTCCTCGGTGTCCGATGTCTGGTCGCCCAGTCACGTGAACCTGTACCGATTCGCGATGCCGACCTTCAAGACCATCGAGATCATCACCTGTGATCACCCACTGGGGAGCAACACCGAGGCCCTGCGGCGCATCCTGTTCAATGGCGAGGCCGTGTGGCTGGAGGGGATCGCCGACCGGTGGTTCACGCCGGAGGCCCGAGCCTACATCGCCCGGAGCCACAAGGTGCTGCGCGACAATCGGAGCTGCTTTTCCGGGGACTACCCGCGTCCGCTGGTGCCGACGCTGCTGGAGGGCATCTACGCCAACGAGTTCGCCGAGCGCGCCGATGGCCGGGGGAAGACCTGCTGGACGGTGTACAACACGAACTACCGGACCGTGCGAGGTGGGCTGCTCCGCGTTCTGTACCAGCCCGGTGCACAGTACCGCGACGAGATGACCGGACGCGAGGTGCCCTTCCGCGTGGCAGGTGCGTACGCTGAGCTGAGCCTGGAAGTCGGTCCGAGGGACGTTACCGTAGTGTCGCGACAGGTGCCGCTGCCCTGA